The genomic DNA acatgcAGAGATTATGGCTTGTttgaataatatatttaattgacACCATTATTCTTCAAAAtatagaaatgaaaaaaaagggcaCTTTGCCCAGTGGTCGTATTTCCAAGTTGTTTCCCTCCATCAAACTTCCTTGTAATCaaaggtatatatatattgatattgtGCAATCAAAATTATCTCCTTTCAAATATTGTAATCGTTTAATGCCTATCACAATTAGAACATCCCTGAATTAGAAAAGAACCCTAGTTGGCAATGGCATCTCATCACTTCATGAATTGACCATGCCATGGCATTTTATTACATTAATATTTAGTGGTGTACATGTTAATAAATTAACGTGGATGGGTACTCAACTTTTTGCTATCCatgataaattattatattttatttttatcagatAACtaatttgtatgtaaataatagaGTAGAAGCTTAAGTGATGCACGTAAAGTAATTTTACAAAAACAGGCAAGTTGGTTTTTCTTGTATTAATCCAGCCCTAAGAAATGTCTAAGAATCTAAAGACTATTTGAACAAAGAgaattttcacaaaaaaaaaaaaaaaaggaaattactTGAAAGGGTTtacaggattttttttttttaaattttataattcctGAATTTTGAAAACGATCTTCCTGTCAACAGATTCAAGAAGCCCAATATCATGGATTGATTCCTCTTGGAGACTATCATCATCAATGGACATATTCAAATCCAATGACCCACAAGGACTTGTTGTGTCCTCCAATGCCAATGCACCCACTTTTTCTTCATCGGATTTTAGCTTGGCAGGAGGGGAGCAAGCTCTTGATCTTGAGCTGAAGCTTTCACAGCTCAAAATGATGATAGCATCGCTAAGGACAGCTTCTTCTCCATTTGCTTTGCTTATTCTTCCTCTTTCAATAGCTCTTTTGAAACCCATTTGAGAGCAATAATCTGATTGCTCAACATCTTCAATGAAGAACACTCGATGTGGGTTGCTGGAAACTGCTTCAGCAAATCTCTCCATGTAACTGCAACTTTGTTCATCTCTTGATCTCTTGCTTCGACTATCTTCAGTCGAATCTGCTCTTGTGGATGAGAAGCTGCTTAATTCAATGGTGACGAAGTTGTTTTGTGAACCAAAAACAAGCCTTGCCAACTCTTTGGCTATCTTCTCCTTAGCTTGAACGTCAACACCTTGGAAAAACAACCAAGTTTCTTCTTTACACTCACCGTCtctcaacttgcctttccttcGCAACATCCCTGACCTGCATTTTAAGATTGTGCTCACGATCTCAGGAACTATATCTTTCTGCCATGGCACCTTCTTTTCCAATGCAGTGCAAAGGGTGGTCAAGTTCTCCGCATTTAGCTCCTTGAACTTGTGAACATATTCCATCTCCATCACATCACTGGAAGAAGCTGAGTTGGGGGTGGAATTAGGGTTTGGGGTTAAGAGTTGTTTGGGGTCCTTGTAATTATGTTCTGGAATATATAATCTCAAACTAGCACTGGTGGGTTCAGCAGTCTTTTCAAGTGTTTCAGAAATCCATAAAGGGTGGTCTCTCCAAGCCTGTCTAGGTTCAAGCGCAGGCCAGTCATGGTGCTTGTCATTTGAAAAGAAACAAGTAGAGGAAGGAGGAGAAACAGAAGAGAATGTTTGGGTTGTTTCGGATATGGGATATGGCTGTAACTTATGGACTGAATTGCAAAACGAATTCCACTTTTTGCAAAGTTGTCTGACTAGGGCAGAGTCCTGGGAGGtagagaaaaaataaaaacaaaaggaaaaagtTAGTTTTCAACTTTGTATATGGATATGGTTTGGACACAATAATTTGGTTTGAAGATTATCCTGGGGAATGTGATTATAACCTTATCATTGGCACCAACTCCTCTGCTATCTTCCTTGTATTGTTTAAACCATGGAGGGAGACTTGAAGTGGTGGTGGACTCACTATTGCATGCACTGCTGCTTTGTAAGCTTCCAACTTCATTTTCGAACTTGGTGGAGCAATCACCACAGCAAGTCAGCTGTTGCTTATTCTCATCCCCTCCATTATCAAGCGAAATCCACCAGCTTGACCCGTTTTCTACTTTCTTGCTTGTGACCTGACTTTGCGCATCACTGaacaagaatttttttttaattttaaaaaaagctATAAAAGATTGAATAAGGCCGTAATAAATCTTATTAATTGAtttatgaaaagatgaaattaatTACCAGTCAGTGATGAGAGTCAAGCGTAAGCTATCAGCAGGAAGGGTTAGAGGATGAAGACCCCAAACAGTTTCGAGGGATGGATTGCCAGATTTGTACCTCATGTAAGTTTGGAAGGTAGAAACCCCCAGGAGCCTCAACCTCCTTCCACTCTCCCCCAACAAATTCCCAAGCTCCATGATCATATGCTCCACTGGACAGTAATATCCCCTACTTTGCTCACTTGAACTTGTCCTGTACTCCACAGCCCATTTGAGATCTCCTAAATTCAAAACAATCCCTGTGCCTAAACAGCTCCTAACCTGGCTCTTTAACTCTTCAAGTTTTTGCTCAACCTCTACTTTGTTTAGATGCCCAAAACATGAGAAGGGTAGGTTTACAAACTTGGTATCTCTTAAAGACTGAGGAGCATCTCCTTTGTCAACTTTGTCAATCACAGCTCTAACTACACCTTGTACGCTTGAAATACACTCTCCTACCACCACAaaacttcttctcttttccttcaTCAAATTCTCTATCACAAACATCACATCTTCGTTCCTAATTATAGGATCTGATCCTCTTTGTTTCTCCACTTTACTACTCCCAACCTGAGAAGCTGTAGGAGATTGAGAGAGGACTAAATTTCCATTGCTACTTTCCTTGGATTTACTGTTTGTGGAAGGAGCGTTTTGGGAACAGATTTCTAAGGACACAGCTTGTTCCACGTTGCTTTTGACTTGTGTACTAGAGAACCCCGCTTCTCTCATCACTCTACTTACGCTAGGATCGTCTAATATAGATATTATAAGCTGCTCCAGCTCTATCTTAACTGC from Gossypium arboreum isolate Shixiya-1 chromosome 9, ASM2569848v2, whole genome shotgun sequence includes the following:
- the LOC108454709 gene encoding protein SMAX1-LIKE 3 — protein: MRAGGCTVQQALTNEAANVVKQAVNLARRRGHAQVTPLHVASTMLSAATGLLRTACIQSHSHPLQCRALELCFNVALNRLPASSSSPMLGAHSQYPSISNALVAAFKRAQAHQRRGSIENQQQPLLAVKIELEQLIISILDDPSVSRVMREAGFSSTQVKSNVEQAVSLEICSQNAPSTNSKSKESSNGNLVLSQSPTASQVGSSKVEKQRGSDPIIRNEDVMFVIENLMKEKRRSFVVVGECISSVQGVVRAVIDKVDKGDAPQSLRDTKFVNLPFSCFGHLNKVEVEQKLEELKSQVRSCLGTGIVLNLGDLKWAVEYRTSSSEQSRGYYCPVEHMIMELGNLLGESGRRLRLLGVSTFQTYMRYKSGNPSLETVWGLHPLTLPADSLRLTLITDCDAQSQVTSKKVENGSSWWISLDNGGDENKQQLTCCGDCSTKFENEVGSLQSSSACNSESTTTSSLPPWFKQYKEDSRGVGANDKDSALVRQLCKKWNSFCNSVHKLQPYPISETTQTFSSVSPPSSTCFFSNDKHHDWPALEPRQAWRDHPLWISETLEKTAEPTSASLRLYIPEHNYKDPKQLLTPNPNSTPNSASSSDVMEMEYVHKFKELNAENLTTLCTALEKKVPWQKDIVPEIVSTILKCRSGMLRRKGKLRDGECKEETWLFFQGVDVQAKEKIAKELARLVFGSQNNFVTIELSSFSSTRADSTEDSRSKRSRDEQSCSYMERFAEAVSSNPHRVFFIEDVEQSDYCSQMGFKRAIERGRISKANGEEAVLSDAIIILSCESFSSRSRACSPPAKLKSDEEKVGALALEDTTSPCGSLDLNMSIDDDSLQEESIHDIGLLESVDRKIVFKIQEL